The Jannaschia sp. GRR-S6-38 genomic interval ACCGGCAGCCTGCCCGACCCGAAGCGCGACCGCCGGATGATGCGGCAGGTGGCGGGCGGCTGGCTCGCGCAGGATCACGACACCGGCCGGATCGGGGCGGCGGACCTGAAGGTGGTCACCAAGCTGGCGCCGACCGAGGACCAGATCCGCGACCTGCTCTTTGCCTGGCGGGTCGCCAAACACGTGAAGTCGAACGCAATCGTCTATGCCAAGGACGGCGCGACGGTGGGCATCGGCGCGGGGCAGATGAGCCGGCTCGACAGTTCGCGCATCGCGGCGCGCAAGGCGCAGGACATGGCCGAGGCGCTGGAGCTGACCGAAAGCACGGCCCAGGGCTCGGTCGTGGCCTCGGACGCGTTCTTCCCCTTCGCCGACGGGTTGCTGGCCGCCGCCGAGGCCGGCGCGCGGGCGGTGATCCAGCCCGGCGGCTCGATGCGCGACGAAGAGGTCATCGCCGCCGCCGACGCGGCGGGGCTCGCGATGGTCTTCACTGGCATGCGGCACTTCCGTCACTGATGCGCCGGATCCTGACATGGGCCGCGCTGGCCTTCGCCATCGACCAGCTGTCCAAGGTGATCGTGGTCCACGCCATGAACCTGAAGACGGTGGGCGTGATCGAGGTGCTGCCGCCCCTGCTGACCTTCCGCATGGGCTGGAACGAGGGCGTGAATTTCGGCCTTATGTCCGGGGCGGGGGCGCGCTGGCTCTTGGTGGCGGTCGCGATCGGAGTCTCGGGCCTGCTTCTGCGCTGGGCGCGGGGCTTCGCACGGCCGGTGGGGCAGATCGCGGCGGGGCTGGTGATCGGCGGGGCGCTGGCCAACGCGCTGGACCGGGTGATCTACGGCGCGGTGGCGGATTTCCTGAACATGTCCTGCTGCGGCATCCGCAACCCCTATGCGTTCAACATCGCCGACGTGTTCATCTTCGCGGGGGCCTTCGGACTGATCGTCTGGGCCGACGATCCGAAGAAACAACAGGCCGGCAAGGCGGATGGAAAGACCCCGTGACCCGGCGCGCCGGACGGGCTAGGAACGGGGCGGACGCGACGAAGGGGGGACCCCGCGCATGATCGGACGGCTTGCCATGATGGCGGTTCTGGCGGCGACGCTGGCGGGCTGCGCGGAGCGCAACCCGACCCTGTTCAACCTTCGGAAGACGGACCGCACGCCCGACGAGTTCTCGATCCTGCCGACGCGCCCGCTGCAGCAGCCCGAGAGCTTCGCCGCGCTGCCGCCGCCCACGCCGGGCGGCACCAACCGCACCGACCGCCAGCCGCAGGCCGAGGCCATCACCGCGCTGGGCGGGAACCCGGCCGGCGGATCGGGCGTCGACGGCGCGATGATCGCCACCGCCACGCGCTACGGCGTCCAAGGCAATATCCGCGGCGTTCTGGCGGCCGAGGACCTGGAATACCGGCGCGCCAATGACGGCCGCCTGCTGGAGCGGCTGTTCAACGTGAACGTCTATTACGACGCCTATGAGCGGCAGTCGCTGGACCAGTATCTGGAGCTGGAGCGGTTGCGCCGCGCGGGC includes:
- the lspA gene encoding signal peptidase II, with product MRRILTWAALAFAIDQLSKVIVVHAMNLKTVGVIEVLPPLLTFRMGWNEGVNFGLMSGAGARWLLVAVAIGVSGLLLRWARGFARPVGQIAAGLVIGGALANALDRVIYGAVADFLNMSCCGIRNPYAFNIADVFIFAGAFGLIVWADDPKKQQAGKADGKTP
- a CDS encoding DUF3035 domain-containing protein; its protein translation is MIGRLAMMAVLAATLAGCAERNPTLFNLRKTDRTPDEFSILPTRPLQQPESFAALPPPTPGGTNRTDRQPQAEAITALGGNPAGGSGVDGAMIATATRYGVQGNIRGVLAAEDLEYRRANDGRLLERLFNVNVYYDAYERQSLDQYLELERLRRAGVRTVAAPPDPELLQ